Proteins encoded by one window of Blautia faecicola:
- a CDS encoding aspartate kinase encodes MLIVKKFGGTSVADKERIFNVAKRCIRDYQNGNDVVVVLSAMGKYTDELIAKAKEINPNPSKREMDMLFTIGEQMSVSLMAMAMDALGVRAISLNAFQVTMHTTSNYSNARLKKIDTERIRRELDDRKIVIVTGFQGINKYNDYTTLGRGGSDTTAVALAAALHADACEIYTDVDGVYTADPRLVPTARKLNAITYDEMLDLATLGAGVLHNRSVEMAKKYGVPLVVRSSLNESEGTVVKEVVKKMERMLISGVALDRDADRISVIGIKDAPGSAFKLFNTLAKKNINVDIIIQSVGREGTKDISFTVAHDNLKEAIELLKEYQEVLGFERVDYNCEVAKLSIVGAGMMSNPGVAAKMFECLYNENVNINMIATSEIRITVLVNSEDAVRAMNAVHGAFGLAEA; translated from the coding sequence ATGTTAATCGTGAAAAAGTTCGGCGGCACTTCGGTGGCGGACAAAGAACGCATTTTCAATGTGGCAAAGCGATGCATCCGTGATTATCAGAACGGGAACGATGTGGTAGTGGTTTTATCTGCCATGGGAAAATACACGGACGAGCTGATTGCCAAAGCAAAAGAAATCAATCCGAATCCATCCAAGAGAGAGATGGACATGCTGTTTACCATCGGGGAACAGATGTCGGTGTCTCTGATGGCCATGGCGATGGATGCACTGGGTGTACGTGCCATTTCCCTGAATGCATTCCAGGTAACCATGCACACGACAAGCAATTACAGCAATGCAAGACTTAAAAAGATCGATACCGAGCGGATCCGCCGGGAGCTTGATGACCGTAAGATCGTGATCGTCACAGGTTTCCAGGGGATCAACAAGTACAACGATTACACAACCCTTGGAAGGGGTGGTTCCGACACGACGGCAGTAGCTCTGGCAGCAGCGCTTCATGCGGATGCCTGCGAGATCTATACGGACGTAGATGGTGTCTACACCGCTGACCCGAGACTGGTGCCGACAGCGAGAAAGTTAAATGCGATCACCTATGATGAGATGCTGGATCTGGCGACTCTCGGAGCAGGTGTGTTACATAACCGATCGGTGGAGATGGCGAAAAAATACGGCGTACCGCTGGTGGTACGTTCCAGTCTGAATGAATCTGAAGGTACTGTTGTCAAGGAGGTTGTAAAGAAAATGGAAAGAATGTTGATCAGCGGCGTTGCCCTGGACAGAGATGCAGACCGTATCTCCGTGATCGGAATCAAGGATGCACCGGGTAGTGCGTTTAAATTATTTAATACACTGGCAAAGAAGAATATTAATGTGGATATTATCATCCAGTCTGTCGGACGTGAGGGAACGAAGGATATTTCCTTTACGGTTGCACATGATAATCTGAAAGAGGCGATTGAACTGCTCAAAGAGTATCAGGAAGTGCTTGGTTTTGAGAGAGTGGATTATAACTGTGAAGTTGCGAAACTTTCGATTGTAGGCGCCGGCATGATGTCCAATCCGGGTGTGGCTGCAAAGATGTTTGAGTGTCTGTATAATGAGAACGTGAATATCAATATGATTGCGACTTCTGAGATCCGGATCACGGTGCTGGTGAACAGTGAGGATGCGGTTCGGGCGATGAATGCGGTGCATGGTGCGTTTGGGTTGGCTGAGGCGTAA
- a CDS encoding homoserine dehydrogenase — MIQIAVLGYGTVGSGVVEVINRNQESINKKAGEEINIKYVLDLRDFPGDPVQEKIVHDYEVIANDPEIKIVVEVMGGTNPAYTFVKRALESGKSVCTSNKELVAKHGVELIQIAKEKNCNFLFEASCGGGIPIIRPLNSSLTADEIDEISGILNGTTNYILSKMTSDGSEFEDVLKNAQELGYAERNPAADVEGWDACRKIAILSSLAFGHHVDFEEIYTEGITKITSADIRYAKAFGATIKLLATSKRIGDKYYAMVCPVMINGDSPLFSVNDVFNAIVIHGNMLGDAMFYGSGAGKLPTASAVVADVVDAAKHLNRFIMTGWSSEKLEMIDISQVESRFFVRMKGSYTESLAKVEEVFGTIDAKVVAEVGKEFGFITSKMKEEEYRAKAAQFDNIIGMIRVRF; from the coding sequence ATGATACAGATTGCAGTATTAGGCTACGGCACAGTGGGATCCGGTGTGGTGGAAGTGATCAACCGGAACCAGGAAAGCATCAATAAAAAAGCAGGGGAAGAGATCAACATCAAGTATGTATTGGACCTGAGAGATTTCCCGGGAGATCCGGTACAGGAAAAGATCGTACATGATTACGAAGTGATCGCCAACGATCCGGAGATCAAGATCGTGGTAGAAGTAATGGGAGGAACCAATCCGGCATATACATTCGTTAAAAGAGCGCTGGAGAGCGGTAAATCCGTATGTACCTCCAACAAAGAACTGGTTGCAAAACACGGTGTGGAACTGATCCAGATCGCAAAGGAGAAAAACTGCAACTTCTTATTTGAAGCAAGCTGCGGTGGCGGTATTCCGATCATCCGTCCGCTGAATTCTTCTCTGACAGCAGATGAGATCGACGAGATCAGTGGTATCTTAAACGGAACAACCAACTATATTTTAAGCAAGATGACAAGTGACGGTTCCGAGTTTGAGGATGTGCTGAAGAATGCGCAGGAACTCGGCTATGCGGAGCGAAACCCGGCAGCAGATGTCGAGGGCTGGGATGCCTGCAGAAAGATCGCGATTCTTTCTTCTCTGGCATTCGGTCATCATGTGGATTTTGAGGAAATCTATACCGAGGGAATCACAAAGATCACTTCTGCGGATATCCGGTATGCGAAAGCATTTGGCGCGACCATCAAACTGCTGGCAACCAGCAAGCGGATCGGCGACAAATACTATGCGATGGTATGCCCGGTGATGATCAACGGTGACAGCCCGCTGTTCAGTGTCAACGATGTATTTAATGCGATCGTGATCCACGGCAATATGCTGGGGGATGCGATGTTCTACGGAAGCGGTGCAGGAAAACTGCCGACAGCCAGTGCGGTTGTAGCTGACGTGGTAGATGCAGCCAAACACCTGAACCGTTTTATTATGACGGGATGGAGCAGCGAGAAACTGGAAATGATCGATATCAGCCAGGTAGAGAGCAGATTCTTCGTCCGTATGAAAGGCAGCTACACCGAGAGTCTTGCAAAAGTGGAAGAAGTGTTCGGAACCATCGATGCGAAGGTTGTCGCAGAGGTTGGCAAAGAGTTTGGATTTATTACCTCTAAGATGAAAGAGGAAGAATACAGAGCGAAAGCGGCACAGTTCGATAACATTATCGGCATGATCCGGGTTCGGTTCTAA
- a CDS encoding ACT domain-containing protein codes for MEKKTKYYVVREKAVSEVLLKVVEAKRILDSEQVTTVQEATEQVGISRSSFYKYKDDIFPFHDQAKGRTVTFILQMDDKPGILSDILRTIAEFRGNILTIHQSIPINGIATLTLSVEILPEAGDAEDMIGQMEQQTGVHYLKILGRE; via the coding sequence ATGGAGAAAAAGACAAAATATTATGTGGTAAGAGAGAAGGCTGTCTCGGAAGTGCTCTTAAAAGTAGTGGAAGCGAAACGGATCCTGGATTCGGAGCAGGTAACTACCGTGCAGGAAGCGACCGAGCAGGTGGGCATCAGCCGCAGTTCATTTTACAAATACAAAGACGATATTTTTCCTTTTCACGATCAGGCAAAAGGAAGAACGGTTACCTTTATTTTACAGATGGATGATAAACCGGGGATTCTTTCGGATATTCTGCGCACCATCGCTGAATTTCGCGGAAATATCCTGACCATTCATCAGAGTATTCCGATTAACGGAATCGCAACGCTGACGCTGAGTGTGGAGATCCTGCCGGAAGCGGGAGACGCGGAAGACATGATCGGCCAGATGGAACAGCAGACAGGCGTACATTATTTGAAAATATTAGGCAGGGAGTAG
- a CDS encoding TPM domain-containing protein — MRMRKKTGYLLLTLLLLLVPVSAWADGTAVDDQAGLFSQEEEQELTDRIEELTADWNMDFVVVTTEDAEGKTSEEYADDYYDYNGYADDGALYLIDLDNGSVWISTAGKMIRYLTDARIDAVIDAGYDNLKAKNYADGILEMLNETESYLEDGIPSDQYNYDTETGKISRYRSITVYEAIGAAVIALLCGGGFAAAVLGSYRLKKKTYRYPYESQAKVHFTRRDDQFLHRSITQRRIPRDPPSGGGGGGGSRSSTHTSSSGTSHGGGGRSL; from the coding sequence ATGAGGATGAGAAAAAAGACGGGATACCTTCTGTTGACACTTCTGCTTCTGCTGGTTCCGGTATCTGCATGGGCGGATGGCACCGCGGTAGACGATCAGGCAGGACTTTTTTCACAGGAGGAAGAACAGGAACTTACCGACCGGATCGAAGAACTTACGGCGGACTGGAACATGGATTTTGTGGTAGTGACGACGGAAGATGCGGAAGGTAAGACCTCTGAGGAATATGCGGATGATTATTATGATTATAACGGATATGCGGATGACGGCGCGCTGTATCTGATCGATCTGGACAACGGTTCGGTGTGGATCTCAACGGCGGGAAAGATGATTCGGTATCTTACCGATGCGAGAATTGATGCAGTGATCGATGCGGGATATGATAATCTGAAAGCAAAGAATTATGCGGACGGTATTCTTGAGATGCTGAATGAGACAGAGAGTTATCTGGAAGACGGAATTCCTTCGGATCAGTATAACTATGACACGGAGACGGGAAAAATATCAAGATACCGCAGTATTACGGTCTATGAAGCCATCGGAGCGGCTGTGATCGCACTGCTTTGCGGCGGCGGATTTGCAGCAGCTGTGCTGGGATCTTACCGGTTAAAAAAGAAAACGTATCGGTATCCGTATGAGAGCCAGGCAAAGGTACATTTTACGAGAAGGGATGACCAGTTCCTTCATCGAAGCATCACACAGCGGAGAATCCCGAGAGATCCGCCGTCGGGCGGTGGTGGTGGCGGTGGAAGCCGGAGTTCCACACATACTTCCAGCAGCGGTACCTCACATGGCGGCGGCGGTCGGAGCCTGTAA
- a CDS encoding TFIIB-type zinc ribbon-containing protein yields MAVVSFKCPNCGGELVFDPNTQSYSCPYCNSEFSQEQIDTMQKENQPSQETSEAADSAKGQEQEEAAVYVCPSCGAEIVTDPTTAATECYYCHTPVVLSGRVSGEYLPQQIIPFAIDRKKAEEIFLENMKKKKFVPHGFFSAKQIEKMNGVYFPYWMVDWRGDASMEAEATKVRTWRTGDTEYRETQFYRVYREGNVEFDDMPKIALQKANRKLVEGVQPYDQKAVKPFSMGYLSGFQAERRDLEKEAFGAEIARDTEQYAKRVLENDMRGYTTVRPVHQQVGNRQERWRYALVPVWTVTYKGRNGKIYYYTINGQNGKVCGELPVDYKKLSLVSSLITGVVFLLGLAGGFLL; encoded by the coding sequence ATGGCGGTAGTCAGTTTCAAATGCCCCAATTGCGGCGGCGAACTGGTATTTGATCCGAATACCCAGAGCTACTCCTGTCCTTATTGTAATTCTGAGTTCTCTCAGGAACAGATTGATACGATGCAGAAAGAAAACCAGCCGTCTCAGGAAACTTCTGAGGCGGCTGATTCTGCAAAAGGGCAGGAACAGGAAGAGGCGGCAGTGTATGTCTGCCCAAGCTGTGGCGCCGAGATCGTGACAGATCCGACGACGGCAGCTACAGAATGTTATTATTGTCACACCCCGGTAGTATTATCGGGGAGAGTTTCCGGGGAATACCTTCCGCAGCAGATCATTCCGTTTGCAATCGACCGGAAAAAAGCGGAAGAGATTTTCTTGGAGAATATGAAAAAGAAGAAATTTGTTCCGCACGGATTCTTCAGTGCGAAACAGATTGAGAAGATGAACGGTGTGTATTTTCCATACTGGATGGTGGACTGGCGGGGAGATGCCTCGATGGAGGCAGAGGCTACGAAAGTCCGCACCTGGAGAACGGGTGATACGGAATACAGGGAAACACAGTTTTACCGGGTGTACCGGGAAGGAAATGTGGAATTTGATGATATGCCGAAGATCGCACTGCAAAAAGCGAACCGGAAGCTGGTAGAGGGTGTGCAGCCGTATGACCAGAAGGCGGTAAAACCATTTTCCATGGGATATCTCTCCGGTTTCCAGGCAGAACGGCGGGATCTAGAAAAAGAAGCGTTTGGAGCGGAGATCGCGCGGGATACCGAGCAGTATGCAAAAAGAGTGCTTGAAAATGATATGCGCGGTTACACGACGGTACGGCCGGTTCATCAGCAGGTGGGTAACCGACAGGAGCGATGGCGTTATGCGCTGGTTCCTGTGTGGACGGTGACTTATAAAGGAAGAAACGGAAAGATTTATTATTATACCATCAACGGACAAAACGGCAAGGTGTGCGGAGAACTTCCGGTTGATTATAAGAAACTGAGCCTGGTATCATCACTGATCACCGGTGTGGTATTTCTTTTGGGACTGGCAGGAGGATTTTTGTTATGA
- a CDS encoding SPFH domain-containing protein — MGIIRAIKQTVGGTLADQWLEVIEPENMGGQTVLTAGVHTGKGANRKGGKDTISNGSVIHVYEGQFMMLLDGGRIVDYSAEPGYFTVDNSSMPSMFSGSLDDVVKNSFDRFRFGGATPTSQKVLYLNLQEIKGIRFGTRNPISYFDNFYNAELFLRAHGTYSIRITDPIKFYVEAIPKNKDQVEITDINEQYLYEFLDALQSSINQMSADGMRISYVPSKSRELSKYMADTLDEDWRQTRGMEIQAVAIASLSYDEKSQELLNLRNQGAMLQDPSIREGYMQGAFARGMEAAGSNANGSTMGFMGMQMGAQMGGNMAASMSAANQQQMIRNQQMQQEAAAAAHHAANEPDIWICSCGQQNTGKFCSECGRPRQMGPWTCSCGQKNTGKFCSECGKPRP, encoded by the coding sequence ATGGGCATTATCAGAGCAATCAAACAGACCGTCGGCGGTACACTCGCCGATCAGTGGCTGGAAGTGATCGAACCGGAAAATATGGGAGGTCAGACCGTACTGACCGCAGGTGTCCACACAGGAAAAGGAGCAAACCGAAAAGGTGGGAAAGATACCATCTCCAACGGATCGGTGATTCATGTATATGAGGGACAGTTCATGATGTTGTTAGACGGCGGACGGATTGTGGATTACAGTGCAGAACCGGGGTATTTTACTGTGGATAATTCCTCTATGCCGTCGATGTTCAGCGGAAGTCTGGACGATGTGGTAAAGAATTCTTTTGACCGGTTCCGTTTTGGCGGGGCAACACCGACTTCACAGAAAGTGTTATACCTGAATCTTCAGGAGATCAAGGGAATCCGTTTCGGCACCAGAAATCCGATCAGCTATTTCGATAATTTTTACAATGCAGAACTGTTTTTAAGAGCGCATGGAACGTATTCCATCCGGATCACAGATCCGATCAAGTTCTATGTGGAAGCCATTCCGAAAAACAAAGACCAGGTAGAGATTACAGATATCAACGAGCAGTATCTGTATGAATTCCTGGATGCGCTGCAGTCCTCCATCAATCAGATGTCAGCAGACGGCATGCGGATTTCCTATGTACCGTCCAAGAGCCGGGAACTGTCAAAATATATGGCAGATACCCTGGATGAGGACTGGAGACAGACCAGAGGTATGGAGATCCAGGCGGTAGCAATCGCGAGCCTGTCCTACGATGAAAAATCACAGGAACTGCTGAATCTGAGAAATCAGGGAGCGATGCTGCAGGATCCATCCATTCGGGAAGGATATATGCAGGGCGCTTTTGCGAGAGGAATGGAAGCGGCAGGAAGCAATGCAAACGGCAGTACCATGGGATTCATGGGAATGCAGATGGGAGCACAGATGGGCGGCAATATGGCAGCTTCCATGTCGGCAGCGAACCAGCAGCAGATGATCCGGAATCAGCAGATGCAGCAGGAGGCAGCTGCGGCAGCACATCATGCAGCAAACGAGCCGGATATCTGGATATGCAGTTGTGGACAGCAAAATACCGGAAAATTCTGCAGTGAGTGTGGACGTCCCCGTCAGATGGGACCGTGGACATGCAGCTGCGGACAGAAGAATACCGGAAAGTTCTGCAGTGAGTGCGGAAAACCAAGACCATAA